One part of the Chryseobacterium sp. 7 genome encodes these proteins:
- the gcvP gene encoding aminomethyl-transferring glycine dehydrogenase, translating to MNTEQFVSRHISLNEADKQAMLEKLGVSSIEELISQTIPSSIRLEKDLEISEPLSEYEMLNHSKELASKNTDYTSYIGFGYHNTLLPSAIQRNIFENPSWYTAYTPYQAEIAQGRLEALLNFQTVVCDLTGFALANASLLDESTAAAEAMHMFFNNRTKDQKKAGANKFFISDLVLPQTVSVLKTKAEGLEIEIVVGNHKTHQFDGSYYGILLQYPGKNGIVLDYTEDIVEYKKLDLQVAVACDPMALVKLKSPAEMGADCAVGTTQRFGIPLGYGGPHAAFFACREDYKRDIPGRIIGVSQDMYGRRALRMALQTREQHIKREKATSNICTAQVLLAVMAGMYAVYHGPKGLNYIADQIHFKANALKGGLKALGYQVVEEPIFDTVKITMPEEEKARLVRLMLDHRLNLNYFTEGVVSIAINESTTLDKLNVLMASFAQFKDKQTFKLEIKEGYSIPEENLRKDEILTESVFNKYHTETELMRYIKRLERKDLSLTHSMISLGSCTMKLNAATQMLPLSWENWGAVHPFVPVNQAEGYQEMIRELEKDLAEITGFAGTSLQPNSGAQGEYAGLMVIREYHISRGDHQRNVVLIPQSAHGTNPASAAMAGMKIVVVKNLENGEIDFADLKAKTEIHSANLSAVMITYPSTYGFFDANIKEITNLIHEHGGQVYMDGANMNAQVGFTSPGNIGADVCHLNLHKTFAIPHGGGGPGVGPICVAKHLVPFLPSNANIRIGSKEAIEGISAAPYGSGLILNISYSYIKMLGTEGLKKATGHAIMNANYLKEILAEHFPILYSNENGRVAHECIVDFRQFKSLGIEVADVAKRLMDYGFHAPTVSFPVAGTLMIEPTESESKSEIDRFAEALISIKKEIDEIANGEADTTNNVLKNAPHTEQLVISDSWDKPYSREKAAYPLEWVRDHKFFASVSRVDEAYGDRNLVCTCEPIEAYM from the coding sequence ATGAATACAGAACAGTTTGTGAGCCGTCACATTTCCCTTAATGAAGCCGATAAGCAGGCGATGTTGGAAAAACTTGGCGTTTCTAGTATTGAAGAGTTAATTTCTCAAACCATCCCATCCTCTATCCGTTTAGAGAAAGATCTTGAGATCTCGGAACCGCTTTCTGAATACGAAATGTTGAACCATTCAAAAGAATTGGCATCTAAAAATACAGATTATACGAGTTATATCGGTTTTGGATACCACAATACACTTTTACCTTCAGCAATCCAAAGAAATATTTTCGAAAATCCTAGCTGGTATACTGCTTACACACCTTATCAGGCAGAGATTGCACAGGGAAGACTGGAAGCTCTTCTTAATTTCCAGACTGTAGTATGTGATCTTACAGGTTTTGCATTAGCCAATGCATCTCTTTTGGACGAATCTACTGCTGCAGCCGAAGCAATGCACATGTTCTTCAACAACAGAACGAAAGATCAGAAAAAAGCAGGAGCTAATAAATTCTTTATTTCAGACCTTGTACTTCCTCAAACAGTTTCTGTTTTAAAAACAAAAGCTGAAGGTTTAGAAATCGAAATCGTAGTAGGGAACCACAAAACTCATCAGTTTGACGGTTCTTATTATGGTATTTTACTACAATATCCTGGTAAAAACGGAATTGTTCTGGATTATACTGAAGATATCGTAGAATACAAAAAACTTGATCTTCAGGTAGCCGTTGCTTGTGACCCGATGGCTCTGGTTAAATTAAAGTCTCCAGCAGAAATGGGTGCTGACTGTGCGGTAGGTACTACACAGAGATTTGGTATTCCATTAGGGTACGGAGGTCCTCACGCAGCGTTCTTTGCTTGTAGAGAAGATTATAAAAGAGATATTCCGGGAAGAATCATCGGGGTTTCTCAGGATATGTACGGAAGACGTGCATTAAGAATGGCATTGCAGACAAGAGAGCAGCATATCAAAAGAGAAAAAGCTACTTCAAATATCTGTACAGCTCAGGTTCTATTGGCAGTAATGGCAGGGATGTATGCTGTTTACCACGGACCAAAAGGATTAAACTATATCGCAGATCAGATTCACTTTAAAGCAAATGCTTTGAAAGGAGGTCTTAAAGCATTAGGATATCAGGTAGTAGAAGAACCTATCTTCGATACTGTAAAGATTACAATGCCGGAAGAAGAGAAAGCAAGATTGGTAAGACTGATGCTTGATCACAGATTAAACCTTAACTATTTCACAGAAGGAGTGGTAAGTATTGCGATCAACGAAAGTACAACATTAGATAAATTAAATGTTCTGATGGCTTCTTTCGCTCAGTTTAAAGACAAGCAGACTTTCAAATTAGAAATAAAAGAAGGATACAGTATTCCGGAAGAAAACTTAAGAAAAGACGAAATTCTTACAGAATCTGTATTCAATAAATACCATACGGAAACAGAATTGATGCGTTACATCAAGCGTCTTGAGAGAAAAGACTTATCATTGACTCATTCAATGATTTCTCTGGGATCTTGTACCATGAAACTGAACGCAGCCACTCAAATGTTGCCGCTTTCATGGGAAAACTGGGGTGCAGTTCACCCATTCGTACCAGTTAATCAGGCTGAAGGATATCAGGAAATGATCCGTGAATTAGAGAAAGACTTAGCAGAAATTACAGGTTTTGCAGGAACTTCTCTTCAGCCAAACTCCGGAGCTCAGGGAGAGTATGCAGGGCTAATGGTGATCAGAGAATATCACATTTCAAGAGGAGACCACCAAAGAAATGTAGTATTGATTCCCCAGTCTGCACACGGAACAAACCCAGCTTCTGCTGCAATGGCAGGAATGAAAATCGTAGTCGTGAAAAATCTTGAAAACGGGGAAATCGACTTCGCAGATCTTAAAGCTAAAACAGAAATTCATTCAGCAAACTTATCTGCTGTAATGATCACTTATCCTTCTACTTACGGATTCTTTGATGCTAACATTAAAGAAATTACCAACCTTATCCACGAGCACGGAGGACAAGTATATATGGATGGTGCAAATATGAACGCTCAGGTAGGATTTACAAGTCCTGGAAACATCGGAGCAGACGTTTGCCACCTTAACCTTCACAAAACTTTCGCAATTCCTCACGGAGGTGGAGGTCCTGGAGTAGGTCCAATCTGTGTTGCTAAGCACTTAGTTCCTTTCCTTCCTTCTAACGCGAATATCAGAATCGGTTCTAAAGAAGCTATCGAAGGTATCTCTGCTGCACCTTACGGTTCAGGACTGATCCTTAACATTTCTTATTCTTACATCAAAATGTTAGGAACTGAAGGTCTTAAAAAAGCTACAGGACATGCTATCATGAATGCTAACTACCTGAAAGAAATTTTAGCAGAGCATTTCCCAATTTTGTATTCAAACGAAAACGGAAGAGTAGCTCACGAATGTATCGTAGATTTCCGTCAGTTCAAATCTTTAGGAATTGAAGTGGCTGACGTGGCGAAGAGATTAATGGATTATGGTTTCCATGCTCCTACCGTTTCTTTCCCGGTTGCAGGTACCTTGATGATTGAGCCTACAGAATCTGAAAGCAAATCTGAAATTGACCGTTTTGCAGAAGCGTTGATCTCTATCAAAAAAGAAATCGATGAAATTGCTAATGGAGAAGCAGATACTACAAACAACGTATTGAAAAACGCTCCTCACACAGAGCAGCTGGTAATCTCTGATTCTTGGGATAAACCATACAGCAGAGAAAAGGCAGCTTATCCACTAGAGTGGGTGAGAGACCACAAATTCTTTGCTTCTGTATCAAGAGTAGATGAAGCTTACGGAGACAGAAACTTAGTATGTACTTGTGAGCCTATTGAAGCTTATATGTAA
- a CDS encoding DcaP family trimeric outer membrane transporter produces MTRKKRSRHIMSVFTTFALIAFQSKANAQITIANTDPDTAGRKWSAYVKGFIRADAMLDFQQVGAKDGIVAPSIVLPQHNSMSSYFSVRQSQIGLGFKQTDKNGDSPVSAYVEMDFYGANGTTAPRLRHAYIQWKKWLIGQTWSNFDDEEIFPNIFDFNGANGAMLTRSVQVRYSEKLSDKEILSFSLEDPAKVSMIIPSSHSAWKKKSLIPIATGMYRYGNTRDYFKIGGTLSPVDYENQENGYTKIGFGGIVSFRKYVTKLDDIRFQTSYGKGIARNNIVLSGEGYDAVFNPEQNTAETLSLFNILGIFEHWWSPKWSSVAYYSYSQVGSNPAVVKTLMKRFQNAAVNVIYQPYKNLKMGIEGNYAKTENFEGMKSDAFRFQFTTSFSFK; encoded by the coding sequence ATGACGAGAAAAAAGAGGAGCAGACATATTATGTCTGTGTTCACTACTTTTGCTTTGATTGCATTTCAGTCAAAAGCAAATGCCCAAATAACCATTGCCAATACGGATCCGGATACTGCCGGAAGAAAATGGTCTGCTTATGTAAAAGGATTTATACGTGCAGATGCAATGCTGGATTTTCAACAAGTGGGAGCTAAAGACGGAATTGTGGCTCCTTCTATAGTACTTCCTCAGCACAATTCAATGTCCAGTTACTTCAGCGTGAGGCAATCCCAAATAGGATTAGGTTTTAAACAGACAGATAAAAATGGAGATTCACCGGTTTCTGCCTACGTGGAAATGGATTTTTACGGAGCTAACGGAACCACGGCTCCAAGATTAAGACATGCCTACATTCAGTGGAAAAAATGGTTGATTGGCCAAACATGGAGTAATTTCGACGATGAGGAGATTTTTCCAAACATATTTGATTTTAATGGAGCTAACGGTGCAATGCTTACCCGTTCTGTTCAGGTACGATATTCTGAAAAGCTTTCTGATAAAGAAATTTTATCCTTTTCACTGGAAGATCCGGCTAAAGTAAGTATGATTATACCTTCTTCTCATTCTGCATGGAAGAAAAAAAGTCTGATCCCCATTGCCACAGGGATGTACCGATATGGAAATACCAGAGACTATTTTAAAATAGGAGGAACTTTATCTCCTGTTGACTATGAAAATCAAGAAAATGGCTATACGAAGATTGGATTTGGAGGAATTGTTTCATTCAGAAAATATGTGACGAAGCTTGATGACATCAGATTTCAGACTTCTTATGGAAAAGGAATTGCAAGAAACAATATTGTTTTAAGCGGAGAAGGTTATGATGCTGTATTCAACCCTGAACAGAATACAGCAGAAACGTTGAGTCTGTTCAATATACTGGGAATTTTTGAGCATTGGTGGTCTCCAAAATGGAGCTCGGTGGCTTACTATAGTTATTCTCAGGTGGGCTCCAATCCGGCAGTTGTAAAAACTCTTATGAAACGTTTTCAAAATGCTGCCGTAAATGTTATTTATCAGCCGTATAAAAATTTAAAAATGGGTATAGAGGGAAACTATGCAAAAACAGAAAATTTTGAAGGAATGAAAAGTGATGCTTTCAGGTTTCAGTTTACAACTTCATTTTCATTTAAATAA
- a CDS encoding J domain-containing protein, translating into MKDYYYFLGISQDASEEDVKKAYRKLSLKYHPDKNDNDDFFADRFREIQEAYETLSDSVRRRAYDQNLENHQRSFRYNIPPAIKTFTANKIHAKKGEEIIINWQTSNADVVKILPFGLEKPYGERIFKITEFKDGKFQLLLHVTNSLLHKTVVQGITITEVFENDSEKFKNTVEEMFKPQPRTRINKTGQPKIMMLIWGIVIIAIAIYMLIRNFS; encoded by the coding sequence ATGAAAGATTACTACTATTTTCTCGGTATTTCCCAGGATGCTTCTGAAGAAGACGTCAAAAAAGCGTATCGGAAGCTGTCTTTAAAATACCATCCCGATAAAAACGATAACGACGATTTTTTTGCAGACCGTTTCCGTGAGATTCAGGAAGCTTATGAAACATTGAGTGATTCTGTCAGAAGACGTGCTTACGATCAAAATCTTGAAAATCACCAGCGAAGTTTCAGATATAATATTCCGCCTGCAATCAAAACTTTTACAGCGAATAAAATTCATGCGAAAAAAGGGGAGGAGATTATCATCAACTGGCAGACGAGTAATGCCGATGTGGTGAAGATATTGCCTTTCGGATTAGAAAAGCCGTATGGAGAGAGGATCTTTAAGATCACAGAATTTAAAGACGGAAAATTCCAGCTTCTTCTTCATGTAACCAATTCTCTTTTGCACAAAACCGTCGTTCAGGGAATTACCATTACTGAGGTTTTTGAGAATGATTCTGAAAAATTCAAAAATACGGTAGAGGAAATGTTTAAACCACAACCGAGAACGAGAATCAATAAAACAGGTCAGCCTAAAATTATGATGCTGATCTGGGGAATTGTCATTATCGCAATTGCAATTTATATGCTGATCAGAAATTTCAGCTGA
- a CDS encoding RNA polymerase sigma factor → MPQKEKESIISQTVSNYGGKLMSYIRPKVKNTEDAEDILQEVWYQFSSLTNISEIVNVGGWLYRVTANKITDRYRKKKTENLEDFVYEDEDGSFSIKDILLMDESAGPEVKMFQDEIWKKLFEALDELPEKQRLVYVENELNDKTLQEIADEQGENIKTIISRKNYAVKHLRNRLRKLYEDLKS, encoded by the coding sequence ATGCCACAGAAAGAGAAAGAAAGTATCATCTCGCAGACCGTTTCCAACTACGGAGGGAAGCTGATGTCTTATATCCGTCCGAAAGTGAAAAATACGGAAGATGCGGAAGATATTCTGCAGGAAGTGTGGTATCAGTTCAGTAGCCTTACGAATATTTCGGAGATCGTAAATGTTGGTGGGTGGCTATACAGGGTAACAGCGAATAAAATTACGGACCGCTACCGTAAAAAGAAAACAGAAAATCTTGAAGATTTTGTATATGAAGATGAAGACGGCAGTTTTTCTATCAAGGATATTCTTTTGATGGATGAAAGTGCAGGTCCTGAAGTGAAAATGTTTCAGGATGAGATCTGGAAAAAACTGTTTGAAGCATTGGATGAACTTCCTGAAAAGCAAAGGCTGGTCTACGTAGAAAATGAGCTGAACGACAAAACACTCCAGGAGATTGCCGATGAACAGGGAGAAAACATCAAAACCATCATCAGTAGAAAAAACTATGCTGTGAAGCACTTGAGAAACAGGCTGAGAAAGCTATACGAAGATTTAAAAAGTTAG
- a CDS encoding alpha/beta hydrolase family protein — protein MNLNHNIFGTALIVLSTIMTNAQSSTAKLPGDPTLPSSKASLEKLISYDKGNFKYKVEDYFARPKASAFKISPDGKYLSYKEKDQDKKNHVYVKDLATGKINKAIVEKDDLVRNYGWLNKKRLFYTQDRGGNENIHLYATDIDGGNQKDLTPFDGVKVQSIIPIKDTDFVVVTLNKNNKQIFEPFKINYITGEMTQLYENKDVNSPIDDYIFDKDGNLRGYSVLENGLTTKTYYKDLQTGKFNLIKSADWSDTFSIIEFNENSKNKDEAYVVTNLDSDRARVVLYDLKKNAVIKEIYSNPVYDVSSISTAGKNRNYELDFISYEGVKGETVPVSKFYKEIDDKLKSQFRDKEFGIVSSDDNNDKLLVVVGSDKLYGTYYEYDTKTKQTKLLYNLMPQLKEEDMAEMRPIEFKSRDGLTIHGYITLPKAALEGEKVPLIVNPHGGPQGIRDSWGFNPETQLFASRGYATLQVNFRISGGYGKSFQKAGYKQIGRKAMDDVEDGVKYAIEQGWVDKDKVAIYGGSHGGYATLMGLIKTPDLYTCGVDYVGVSNIFTFFASFPEYWKPYKEMVKQIWYDLDNPEEAKIAKEVSPVFQIDKIKKPLFVVQGANDPRVNINESDQIVKAMRAKGFEVPYLVKYDEGHGFGKEPNRIELYKSMLGFFAENFNK, from the coding sequence ATGAACCTAAATCACAACATTTTCGGTACAGCCCTTATTGTACTCTCTACCATTATGACCAACGCACAAAGTTCTACAGCCAAACTGCCGGGAGATCCTACTTTGCCATCTTCCAAAGCCAGTCTTGAGAAGCTTATTTCTTATGATAAAGGAAACTTTAAATACAAAGTGGAAGATTATTTTGCAAGACCAAAAGCTTCAGCATTTAAAATCTCTCCTGACGGGAAATACCTGTCTTATAAAGAAAAAGATCAGGATAAAAAGAACCACGTGTATGTAAAAGATCTTGCAACAGGAAAAATTAACAAAGCCATCGTAGAAAAAGACGACCTTGTCAGAAACTACGGCTGGCTGAATAAAAAACGTCTATTCTATACACAGGATAGAGGTGGAAACGAGAATATTCATTTGTATGCTACAGACATAGATGGCGGAAACCAGAAAGATTTAACACCATTTGACGGCGTAAAAGTACAATCAATTATCCCTATAAAAGATACGGACTTCGTTGTCGTTACGCTTAATAAAAACAATAAGCAGATTTTCGAACCTTTTAAGATCAATTATATTACCGGGGAAATGACCCAGTTGTATGAAAATAAAGATGTAAACAGCCCTATTGACGACTATATTTTTGATAAAGACGGAAATTTGAGAGGTTATAGCGTTCTCGAAAACGGATTAACTACCAAAACTTATTATAAAGACCTTCAGACAGGGAAATTCAATCTTATTAAATCTGCAGACTGGTCTGATACCTTCAGTATCATAGAATTTAACGAAAATTCTAAAAATAAGGATGAAGCCTATGTGGTAACCAATCTGGATAGTGACAGAGCGAGAGTGGTATTGTATGATTTAAAGAAAAATGCAGTGATTAAAGAAATATATTCCAATCCTGTATACGATGTAAGCTCTATAAGCACTGCCGGGAAAAACAGAAATTATGAGTTGGATTTTATCAGTTATGAAGGTGTAAAAGGAGAAACGGTTCCGGTAAGTAAGTTTTATAAAGAAATAGATGACAAATTAAAATCTCAGTTCAGAGACAAGGAATTTGGAATTGTTTCTTCCGATGATAATAATGATAAACTTTTGGTTGTTGTAGGAAGTGATAAACTCTACGGAACGTATTATGAATATGATACAAAAACAAAGCAGACCAAGCTTCTATACAATCTGATGCCTCAGCTGAAAGAAGAAGATATGGCTGAAATGAGACCTATCGAATTTAAAAGCAGAGACGGATTGACCATTCATGGATATATCACACTGCCTAAAGCTGCACTGGAAGGTGAAAAAGTTCCTTTAATTGTAAATCCTCACGGCGGCCCTCAGGGAATCAGAGACAGCTGGGGTTTCAATCCGGAAACACAATTGTTTGCAAGCAGAGGATATGCTACGCTTCAGGTTAACTTCAGAATTTCTGGCGGATATGGAAAATCATTCCAGAAGGCCGGTTACAAACAAATCGGAAGAAAAGCGATGGATGATGTGGAAGACGGAGTAAAATATGCCATTGAACAAGGTTGGGTAGATAAAGATAAAGTAGCCATTTATGGAGGTAGCCACGGTGGATATGCAACATTGATGGGGTTGATCAAAACTCCGGATCTGTATACTTGTGGAGTAGATTATGTAGGAGTTTCCAACATTTTTACCTTCTTTGCTTCCTTCCCGGAATACTGGAAGCCATACAAAGAAATGGTAAAACAGATCTGGTATGACCTGGACAACCCTGAAGAAGCTAAGATTGCTAAAGAAGTTTCTCCTGTGTTCCAGATTGATAAAATCAAGAAACCATTATTTGTAGTGCAGGGAGCTAATGATCCAAGGGTAAATATCAATGAATCTGATCAGATTGTAAAAGCAATGCGTGCCAAAGGTTTTGAAGTTCCTTATCTGGTAAAATATGATGAAGGACACGGTTTTGGAAAAGAACCGAACAGAATTGAACTTTACAAGTCGATGTTAGGATTCTTTGCAGAAAATTTTAACAAATAA
- a CDS encoding DoxX family protein, which produces MKLLVILFATFILALLGTFLFQGKPDFTFSGNLGMAVFILFTGFSHFKFQKGMAMMIPDFMPAKMFWVYFTGVLEIAAGIGLMIPSIRELTAILLIIFYVLVFIANINSSRKKINIFKADYTGPGMKYLYNQRIPMQIILIAWTWYFGIYLQ; this is translated from the coding sequence ATGAAATTACTTGTCATACTTTTCGCAACATTTATTCTGGCTTTGCTGGGAACCTTTTTATTTCAGGGAAAACCGGATTTTACATTTTCAGGAAACTTGGGAATGGCTGTTTTCATTCTATTTACTGGCTTTTCTCATTTTAAATTTCAAAAAGGAATGGCCATGATGATCCCGGATTTTATGCCTGCAAAAATGTTTTGGGTATACTTTACGGGAGTTCTGGAAATTGCTGCGGGAATTGGGCTTATGATTCCGTCTATTCGGGAACTGACGGCCATTTTGCTCATTATTTTTTATGTGTTGGTTTTTATAGCCAATATCAATTCTTCCAGAAAAAAGATTAATATTTTTAAAGCCGATTATACAGGTCCGGGGATGAAATATCTTTACAATCAAAGGATTCCCATGCAGATTATCTTAATCGCCTGGACATGGTATTTCGGGATTTATTTGCAATAG
- a CDS encoding SRPBCC family protein — METLSYETVIDAPMQKVWDILWNPETYSEWTKYFGAGSVMKSDWKVGGKTYFLNAQGEGMVSTIDSLDEPNQIVFKHLGMVDKEGHEDTQSKEVMEWSGSFEKYFLIDFDGKTKLHTEVQVEKEWQDHLNTGFTKGLMVVKSLAEGISLGSV, encoded by the coding sequence ATGGAAACCTTATCATATGAAACAGTAATTGATGCTCCCATGCAGAAAGTCTGGGACATCCTTTGGAATCCTGAAACATATAGTGAATGGACCAAGTATTTCGGTGCAGGATCTGTCATGAAATCCGACTGGAAAGTAGGAGGCAAGACCTATTTTCTGAATGCACAGGGAGAAGGAATGGTTTCAACCATAGACAGCCTGGATGAGCCTAATCAGATCGTCTTCAAACATCTGGGAATGGTAGATAAAGAAGGTCATGAGGATACCCAGAGCAAAGAAGTAATGGAATGGAGTGGCAGCTTTGAAAAATATTTCCTGATAGATTTCGACGGAAAAACAAAACTCCATACGGAAGTTCAGGTTGAAAAAGAATGGCAAGATCATCTCAATACAGGATTTACGAAAGGATTAATGGTCGTAAAAAGTCTTGCAGAAGGAATAAGCCTTGGCTCTGTGTAA